A single region of the Myripristis murdjan chromosome 3, fMyrMur1.1, whole genome shotgun sequence genome encodes:
- the pigb gene encoding GPI alpha-1,2-mannosyltransferase 3 isoform X1, whose translation MMENIRPRFNFGNKAEVVKLRKRKSKLHNKEDKCAPSNGVLGAHLALFCVAFRLANCFLVQSSFVPDEYWQSLEVSHNMVFTYPLGTNFTYGYLTWEWKAGIRGYSYPLFFACIYKILHLINYDSVYLLIWLPRVIQALLAAFADVKFYLLIRTMESPDVAKWTFFCHLCSWFTWYCCTRTLTNTMETTLTTLALLYFPLPGSKTHSSKKYLSLVALAVIVRPTALIVWLPLLMYHFWQEENKLRLITHHCIPIGVLTVGISTLIDCLFYDKWTLVQLNFLKFNILHGVAEFYGSHPWHWYFTQGFAVVIGPHLPFFLHGCTLASKRYRLLLVTIVWTITVYSLLAHKEFRFIYPVLPFCMVFCGISLANLKNWRRAAAYGLLVANLVPALYTGLVHQRGTLDVMSHLQKLCDTNSLSAQPQPDVLFLMPCHSTPFYSHIHCPLRMRFLECPPDLGEEGYVDEAENFFDDPLQWLRISFPHKSSMPTHLVLFDVLEKEILTFLEGNKFIRTAVIFHTHVPEGRVGGSIFIYERH comes from the exons ATGATGGAAAATATCCGCCCGCGGTTCAACTTTGGCAACAAAGCTGAAGTTGTGAAACTGAGGAAGCGAAAATCCAAATTACACAACAAAGAAGACAAATGTGCTCCGAGTAATG GTGTGCTGGGAGCTCACCTGGCTCTGTTTTGTGTCGCCTTCCGACTTGCCAACTGCTTCCTTGTCCAGAGTAGCTTTGTACCTGATGAGTACTGGCAGTCCCTGGAGGTTTCCCACAACATGGTCTTCACATATCCTTTGGGAACCAA CTTCACTTATGGGTACCTGACCTGGGAATGGAAGGCAGGAATAAGAGGATACTCCTATCCACTCTTCTTTGCTTGTATATACAAGATACTGCACTTGATAAACTATGACTCAGTGTATCTGCTG ATATGGCTTCCACGTGTAATTCAAGCACTCCTGGCCGCCTTTGCAGATGTAAAATTCTACCTCCTTATCCGCACCATGGAAAGTCCTGATGTTGCGAAGTGGACG TTCTTCTGCCACCTGTGCTCCTGGTTCACATGGTACTGCTGCACCAGGACACTGACCAACACCATGGAGACCACGCTCACTACCCTGGCTCTTCTTTACTTTCCCCTGCCTGgctccaaaacacacagcag taaaaaaTACTTGAGCCTTGTTGCCTTGGCGGTCATTGTTCGTCCGACAGCCTTGATTGTTTGGCTTCCTCTGTTGATGTACCATTTCTGGCAGGAAGAAAACAAGCTCAGACTCATTACTCACCACTGCATTCCCATAGG GGTTTTGACTGTTGGGATTTCAACATTGATCGACTGTCTGTTCTATGACAAG TGGACCCTGGTGCAGCTCAACTTCCTCAAGTTTAACATCCTCCACGGTGTGGCAGAGTTCTACGGTTCTCATCCCTGGCACTGGTACTTCACTCAGGGCTTTGCTGTTGTGATCGGTCCCCATCTTCCCTTCTTCCTTCACGGATGCACTCTAGCTTCAAAGAGATACCGATTACTGTTGGTAACAATTGTCTGGACAATAACGGTTTACAG TTTGCTTGCTCACAAGGAGTTCAGATTCATCTATCCTGTGCTGCCCTTTTGTATGGTGTTCTGTG GGATATCTTTGGCAAATCTGAAAAACTGGAGGCGAGCTGCCGCTTACGGCTTGTTGGTGGCCAATCTGGTTCCAGCTCTGTACACGGGCCTGGTTCACCAGCGAGGCACTCTAGACGTTATGAGCCACCTGCAGAAACTGTGTGACACCAACAGCCTCTCTGCACAGCCACAGCCTGACGTCCTCTTCCTCATGCCCTGTCACTCCACACCCTTCTACAG CCACATCCACTGCCCACTCAGGATGAGATTCCTTGAGTGTCCTCCAGATCTTGGAGAAGAGGGATATGTGGATGAGGCTGAAAACTTCTTCGATGACCCTCTTCAGTGGCTCAGGATTTCGTTTCCACACAAGTCCTCTATGCCAACTCACCtggttttgtttgatgttttggaAAAA GAAATCCTAACATTTTTGGAAGGGAATAAATTCATAAGGACAGCAGTGATATTTCATACTCATGTTCCTGAGGGAAGAGTTGGAGGAAGCATCTTTATTTATGAAAGGCACTGA
- the pigbos1 gene encoding protein PIGBOS1 isoform X3 gives MTKSCPAARLHSILPTCQLGSSQDPVPQKIDWDSTLRETMFRRRIPFAQMAFATVLGVAGGVYIYRPYFEPLQKSSGQQNQDVSKNLSQSEENQSSLAENLEQAEARRST, from the exons ATGACGAAGAGTTGTCCTGCGGCCCGCCTGCACAGTATCCTGCCGACATGTCAGCTAG GATCATCTCAGGACCCAGTGCCACAGAAAATTGACTGGGATTCCACATTGAGAGAGACAATGTTTCGACGAAGGATACCCTTCGCACAGATGGCCTTTGCCACAGTGCTTGGAGTTGCCGGTGGTGTTTATATTTACAGACCTTATTTTGAGCCCCTGCAGAAGAGCAGCGGACAGCAAAATCAGGATGTGTCAAAGAATCTGAGTCAGTCAGAGGAAAATCAGTCATCACTGGCAGAGAACCTTGAACAGGCGGAAGCCAGAAGAAGTACATGA
- the pigb gene encoding GPI alpha-1,2-mannosyltransferase 3 isoform X2, giving the protein MMENIRPRFNFGNKAEVVKLRKRKSKLHNKEDKCAPSNGVLGAHLALFCVAFRLANCFLVQSSFVPDEYWQSLEVSHNMVFTYGYLTWEWKAGIRGYSYPLFFACIYKILHLINYDSVYLLIWLPRVIQALLAAFADVKFYLLIRTMESPDVAKWTFFCHLCSWFTWYCCTRTLTNTMETTLTTLALLYFPLPGSKTHSSKKYLSLVALAVIVRPTALIVWLPLLMYHFWQEENKLRLITHHCIPIGVLTVGISTLIDCLFYDKWTLVQLNFLKFNILHGVAEFYGSHPWHWYFTQGFAVVIGPHLPFFLHGCTLASKRYRLLLVTIVWTITVYSLLAHKEFRFIYPVLPFCMVFCGISLANLKNWRRAAAYGLLVANLVPALYTGLVHQRGTLDVMSHLQKLCDTNSLSAQPQPDVLFLMPCHSTPFYSHIHCPLRMRFLECPPDLGEEGYVDEAENFFDDPLQWLRISFPHKSSMPTHLVLFDVLEKEILTFLEGNKFIRTAVIFHTHVPEGRVGGSIFIYERH; this is encoded by the exons ATGATGGAAAATATCCGCCCGCGGTTCAACTTTGGCAACAAAGCTGAAGTTGTGAAACTGAGGAAGCGAAAATCCAAATTACACAACAAAGAAGACAAATGTGCTCCGAGTAATG GTGTGCTGGGAGCTCACCTGGCTCTGTTTTGTGTCGCCTTCCGACTTGCCAACTGCTTCCTTGTCCAGAGTAGCTTTGTACCTGATGAGTACTGGCAGTCCCTGGAGGTTTCCCACAACATGGTCTTCAC TTATGGGTACCTGACCTGGGAATGGAAGGCAGGAATAAGAGGATACTCCTATCCACTCTTCTTTGCTTGTATATACAAGATACTGCACTTGATAAACTATGACTCAGTGTATCTGCTG ATATGGCTTCCACGTGTAATTCAAGCACTCCTGGCCGCCTTTGCAGATGTAAAATTCTACCTCCTTATCCGCACCATGGAAAGTCCTGATGTTGCGAAGTGGACG TTCTTCTGCCACCTGTGCTCCTGGTTCACATGGTACTGCTGCACCAGGACACTGACCAACACCATGGAGACCACGCTCACTACCCTGGCTCTTCTTTACTTTCCCCTGCCTGgctccaaaacacacagcag taaaaaaTACTTGAGCCTTGTTGCCTTGGCGGTCATTGTTCGTCCGACAGCCTTGATTGTTTGGCTTCCTCTGTTGATGTACCATTTCTGGCAGGAAGAAAACAAGCTCAGACTCATTACTCACCACTGCATTCCCATAGG GGTTTTGACTGTTGGGATTTCAACATTGATCGACTGTCTGTTCTATGACAAG TGGACCCTGGTGCAGCTCAACTTCCTCAAGTTTAACATCCTCCACGGTGTGGCAGAGTTCTACGGTTCTCATCCCTGGCACTGGTACTTCACTCAGGGCTTTGCTGTTGTGATCGGTCCCCATCTTCCCTTCTTCCTTCACGGATGCACTCTAGCTTCAAAGAGATACCGATTACTGTTGGTAACAATTGTCTGGACAATAACGGTTTACAG TTTGCTTGCTCACAAGGAGTTCAGATTCATCTATCCTGTGCTGCCCTTTTGTATGGTGTTCTGTG GGATATCTTTGGCAAATCTGAAAAACTGGAGGCGAGCTGCCGCTTACGGCTTGTTGGTGGCCAATCTGGTTCCAGCTCTGTACACGGGCCTGGTTCACCAGCGAGGCACTCTAGACGTTATGAGCCACCTGCAGAAACTGTGTGACACCAACAGCCTCTCTGCACAGCCACAGCCTGACGTCCTCTTCCTCATGCCCTGTCACTCCACACCCTTCTACAG CCACATCCACTGCCCACTCAGGATGAGATTCCTTGAGTGTCCTCCAGATCTTGGAGAAGAGGGATATGTGGATGAGGCTGAAAACTTCTTCGATGACCCTCTTCAGTGGCTCAGGATTTCGTTTCCACACAAGTCCTCTATGCCAACTCACCtggttttgtttgatgttttggaAAAA GAAATCCTAACATTTTTGGAAGGGAATAAATTCATAAGGACAGCAGTGATATTTCATACTCATGTTCCTGAGGGAAGAGTTGGAGGAAGCATCTTTATTTATGAAAGGCACTGA
- the pigbos1 gene encoding protein PIGBOS1 isoform X1 yields the protein MHLSPCGTVIDRRRRKDILNCSSTIQVLNTEFLCLYLFCVFTRRGQHQLGSSQDPVPQKIDWDSTLRETMFRRRIPFAQMAFATVLGVAGGVYIYRPYFEPLQKSSGQQNQDVSKNLSQSEENQSSLAENLEQAEARRST from the exons ATGCACCTTTCACCTTGCGGGACAGTCATtgatagaagaagaagaaaagacattCTCAACTGCAGCAGCACTATTCAagtgttaaacactgaattcctCTGCTTGtacttgttttgtgtgttcacACGCCGAGGACAACATCAGCTCG GATCATCTCAGGACCCAGTGCCACAGAAAATTGACTGGGATTCCACATTGAGAGAGACAATGTTTCGACGAAGGATACCCTTCGCACAGATGGCCTTTGCCACAGTGCTTGGAGTTGCCGGTGGTGTTTATATTTACAGACCTTATTTTGAGCCCCTGCAGAAGAGCAGCGGACAGCAAAATCAGGATGTGTCAAAGAATCTGAGTCAGTCAGAGGAAAATCAGTCATCACTGGCAGAGAACCTTGAACAGGCGGAAGCCAGAAGAAGTACATGA
- the pigbos1 gene encoding protein PIGBOS1 isoform X2, whose protein sequence is MKEVEMYVILCSLIPQCYLYLVTREAMEGSCSLSSTDEFVQQYAWGSSQDPVPQKIDWDSTLRETMFRRRIPFAQMAFATVLGVAGGVYIYRPYFEPLQKSSGQQNQDVSKNLSQSEENQSSLAENLEQAEARRST, encoded by the exons ATGAAGGAGGTGGAAATGTATGTAATACTTTGCAGTCTAATACCTCAGTGCTATTTGTATCTTGTGACCAGGGAGGCCATGGAAGGCAGTTGCAGTCTTTCTTCAACTGATGAGTTTGTTCAGCAGTATGCATGGG GATCATCTCAGGACCCAGTGCCACAGAAAATTGACTGGGATTCCACATTGAGAGAGACAATGTTTCGACGAAGGATACCCTTCGCACAGATGGCCTTTGCCACAGTGCTTGGAGTTGCCGGTGGTGTTTATATTTACAGACCTTATTTTGAGCCCCTGCAGAAGAGCAGCGGACAGCAAAATCAGGATGTGTCAAAGAATCTGAGTCAGTCAGAGGAAAATCAGTCATCACTGGCAGAGAACCTTGAACAGGCGGAAGCCAGAAGAAGTACATGA